The Burkholderia mayonis genome window below encodes:
- a CDS encoding SDR family oxidoreductase, with product MSMKVLLIGASGRTGRALADLLLKQQDFEVTALVRRPDYALPGAKVVVADLADDFSSAFSGITHAIYAAGSAESEGAAEEEQIDRDAVARAAEYAKAHNVQKLVVISSLSAYWPERSPEFLRHYSQMKREGDDRVIASDIDYVILRPGPLSDDPGIGKIALTEERLDNAPPVARQDVAWAAIEAIKLGISKKMIGFVGGGVPIEQALRA from the coding sequence ATGTCGATGAAGGTACTGCTGATTGGCGCGTCCGGCCGCACGGGCCGCGCGCTCGCGGACCTGCTGCTCAAGCAGCAGGATTTCGAGGTCACGGCGCTCGTGCGCCGGCCGGATTACGCGCTGCCGGGCGCGAAAGTCGTCGTCGCCGATCTGGCGGACGACTTCTCGTCCGCGTTCAGCGGCATCACGCACGCGATCTACGCGGCGGGCTCCGCCGAATCCGAAGGCGCGGCCGAAGAGGAGCAGATCGACCGCGACGCCGTCGCGCGCGCAGCCGAGTATGCGAAGGCGCACAACGTGCAGAAGCTCGTCGTGATCAGCTCGCTCTCCGCGTACTGGCCTGAGCGCAGCCCCGAGTTCCTGCGCCACTACTCGCAGATGAAGCGCGAAGGCGACGACCGCGTGATCGCGTCGGACATCGATTACGTGATCCTGCGGCCGGGCCCGCTGTCCGACGATCCGGGCATCGGCAAGATCGCGCTCACCGAGGAGCGGCTCGACAACGCGCCGCCCGTCGCGCGTCAGGACGTCGCATGGGCGGCGATCGAGGCGATCAAGCTCGGCATCTCGAAGAAGATGATCGGCTTCGTCGGCGGCGGCGTGCCGATCGAGCAGGCGCTGCGCGCCTGA
- a CDS encoding peroxiredoxin → MNRKLATGAAAALFALYTVAAHAVLKVGDAAPDFSAQASLGGKTYTYSLAEALKKGPVVLYFYPAAFTTGCTIEAHAFADAVDAYKQYGATVIGVSADDIGTLTKFSVSECRSKFPVAADPDAKIIREYDAKLPAISKANRVSYVISPEGKILYEYTSLSPDKHVENTLNTVKAWAASHKQP, encoded by the coding sequence ATGAATCGAAAACTGGCAACGGGCGCGGCGGCCGCGCTCTTCGCGCTGTATACGGTCGCGGCCCATGCCGTGCTGAAGGTCGGCGACGCGGCGCCCGACTTCAGCGCGCAGGCGTCGCTCGGCGGCAAGACTTACACGTACTCGCTCGCCGAAGCGCTGAAGAAGGGGCCCGTCGTGCTGTACTTCTATCCGGCCGCGTTCACGACCGGCTGCACGATCGAGGCGCACGCGTTCGCCGACGCGGTCGATGCTTACAAACAGTATGGTGCGACGGTGATCGGCGTGTCGGCGGACGACATTGGCACGCTGACGAAGTTTTCGGTCAGCGAGTGCCGCAGCAAGTTCCCGGTCGCCGCGGACCCGGATGCGAAGATCATCCGCGAGTACGATGCGAAGCTGCCGGCGATTTCGAAGGCGAACCGCGTGTCGTACGTGATTTCGCCGGAGGGGAAGATTCTCTATGAGTACACGAGCCTGTCACCCGACAAGCATGTCGAGAACACGCTGAACACGGTGAAGGCGTGGGCGGCGTCGCACAAGCAGCCGTGA
- the cdpA gene encoding cyclic di-GMP phosphodiesterase CdpA, whose product MPARAGTPRADDTVRSWLEQTVGTVDFLAHVDRDLRFLYVSDASLRFIGYHRGYLHTLTLRDLIPEQDTATLDGLLARASETGDIEKATLCLVKSLTYPLDVEVRAVRSRHHGVDGFAIAAFDVSSWRAIEARLTYELHHDPMTGLDNLSALLPALMRAQQTADEGGGCTALILLDLDDYQRINRALGYDAGDALLRDTAQRLQRLATRGERLARVASDKFAVVLSAPTRVAAIDAAEALARQLQTAVQQPYAYGGQAVHLSASAGIAIYPDARAASKHAQHHSPLLRRADRALAQAKSAGGNALAFHQPTDDPADAERLKLEADLYNGVRNGEFSLHFQPITKSHTGAVVGVEALIRWHHPVLGLVAPATFIPLAESIGLINYLGNWVLKAACMQLVSWDRQGIALQYVAVNVSPQQFRDPRFTQSVRDAIKLTGIDPCRIVLEITESLLMHDPNHAKTLLEEVTELGIRFAVDDFGTGYSSLAYLQSFPLAKLKIDRSFVENLLTSRNDRAIVSAVVGLAQTLKLELVAEGVETEAQRTLLTEMGCNHIQGWLVCQALPSEELAQRFEAQELYLHEIA is encoded by the coding sequence ATGCCCGCGCGCGCCGGCACGCCGCGCGCCGACGATACGGTCCGAAGCTGGTTGGAGCAAACCGTCGGTACGGTCGATTTCCTCGCTCACGTGGATCGCGATCTGCGCTTCCTGTACGTGTCGGACGCGAGCCTGCGCTTCATCGGCTATCACCGCGGCTATCTGCACACGCTGACGCTGCGCGACCTGATCCCGGAGCAGGATACCGCGACGCTCGACGGCCTGCTCGCACGCGCGTCGGAGACGGGCGACATCGAGAAGGCGACGCTGTGCCTCGTCAAATCGCTGACCTACCCGCTCGACGTCGAGGTGCGCGCGGTGCGCAGCCGCCACCACGGCGTCGACGGTTTCGCGATCGCGGCGTTCGACGTGTCATCGTGGCGCGCGATCGAGGCGCGGCTCACGTACGAGCTGCACCACGATCCGATGACGGGGCTCGACAACCTGTCCGCGCTGCTTCCCGCGCTGATGCGCGCGCAGCAGACGGCCGACGAAGGCGGCGGCTGCACCGCGCTCATCCTCCTCGATCTCGACGACTATCAGCGGATCAACCGCGCGCTCGGCTACGACGCGGGCGATGCGCTGCTGCGCGACACCGCGCAACGGCTGCAGCGGCTCGCGACCCGCGGCGAGCGGCTCGCGCGCGTCGCGAGCGACAAATTCGCGGTGGTGCTGAGCGCGCCGACGCGCGTGGCTGCGATCGACGCGGCGGAGGCGCTCGCGCGGCAGCTTCAGACGGCGGTCCAGCAGCCGTACGCGTACGGCGGACAGGCGGTGCACCTGTCGGCGAGCGCCGGCATCGCGATCTACCCGGATGCGCGCGCCGCATCGAAGCACGCGCAGCACCACAGCCCGCTCTTGCGGCGCGCGGACCGCGCGCTCGCGCAGGCGAAATCGGCGGGCGGCAACGCGCTCGCCTTCCATCAGCCGACCGACGATCCGGCCGACGCCGAGCGCCTGAAGCTCGAAGCCGATCTCTACAACGGCGTGCGCAACGGCGAGTTCTCGCTGCATTTCCAGCCGATCACGAAGAGCCACACGGGCGCCGTCGTCGGCGTCGAGGCGCTGATCCGCTGGCACCATCCGGTGCTCGGACTCGTCGCGCCGGCGACGTTCATCCCGCTCGCCGAATCGATCGGCCTCATCAACTATCTCGGCAACTGGGTGCTGAAGGCCGCGTGCATGCAGCTCGTGTCGTGGGACCGGCAAGGGATCGCGCTGCAATACGTAGCCGTCAACGTGTCGCCGCAGCAGTTTCGCGATCCGCGCTTCACGCAGAGCGTGCGCGACGCGATCAAGCTGACGGGCATCGACCCGTGCCGGATCGTCCTGGAGATCACCGAAAGCCTGCTGATGCACGATCCGAATCACGCGAAGACGCTGCTCGAGGAAGTGACCGAGCTCGGCATCCGCTTCGCGGTCGACGACTTTGGCACCGGCTATTCGAGCCTCGCGTACCTGCAGAGCTTCCCGCTCGCGAAGCTGAAGATCGACCGCAGTTTCGTCGAAAATCTGTTGACGTCGAGAAACGACCGCGCGATCGTGTCGGCGGTCGTCGGCCTCGCGCAGACGCTCAAGCTCGAGCTCGTCGCCGAGGGCGTCGAGACCGAGGCGCAGCGCACGCTGCTGACCGAGATGGGCTGCAACCACATTCAAGGCTGGCTCGTCTGCCAGGCGCTGCCGTCGGAGGAACTCGCGCAGCGCTTCGAAGCGCAGGAGCTGTATCTGCACGAAATCGCATGA
- a CDS encoding HDOD domain-containing protein yields the protein MPITAQLPRTALLDKLWARMNERGDFPLLSDALRATMAAMKNDDLDFTALVRVVLSDFALTQKVLRLANSAMYMAFGGNITTVTRALMVLGMDAVGHLVVGLKLVDHFHQSAPRRIDAKLELNRALLSGCVARKLTEHVDLRAGEEAVVCTLMRQVGKLLVVCYLDAEWEEIRQRAAEHDDDDEAACRAVLGVGFDEIGLEAASRWRLPELIRAGMTRFDANDGAPHDVQWLRAVSHCSADVAAALTSMHAQQRDARIAALAHRFHGVLGADADELAEIAASLSREETSDTVMREIVELRANADKIARGASNPQACLEAGLADLRALPSEHVLGPVLALASESVLAGLAFTRTVMFVRRDDGMFAARLGFGPDVDAQLERLRFHETFEPDVFHLAITSSVGIFIENARDPKMVKRLPAWYLDAFDDSSAFVLLPVIAEQNAVALLYGDWAASQPARKIAQQEMGVLNELAAELGRFFRGAQGEDK from the coding sequence ATGCCAATCACCGCACAACTGCCGCGAACGGCGCTGCTCGACAAGCTCTGGGCCCGGATGAACGAGCGCGGCGATTTTCCGCTGCTGTCGGACGCGCTGCGCGCGACGATGGCCGCGATGAAGAACGACGACCTCGACTTCACGGCGCTCGTGCGCGTCGTGCTGTCGGACTTCGCGCTGACGCAGAAGGTGCTGCGGCTCGCGAATTCGGCGATGTATATGGCGTTCGGCGGCAACATCACGACCGTCACGCGCGCGCTGATGGTGCTCGGGATGGACGCCGTCGGCCATCTCGTCGTCGGGCTCAAGCTCGTCGACCACTTTCATCAAAGCGCGCCGCGCCGCATCGACGCGAAGCTCGAGTTAAACCGCGCGCTGCTGTCCGGCTGCGTCGCGCGCAAGCTGACCGAGCACGTCGACCTGCGCGCGGGCGAAGAAGCGGTCGTCTGCACGCTGATGCGGCAGGTCGGCAAGCTGCTCGTCGTCTGCTATCTCGACGCCGAGTGGGAAGAGATCCGCCAGCGCGCGGCCGAGCATGACGACGACGACGAAGCCGCGTGCCGTGCGGTGCTCGGCGTCGGCTTCGACGAGATCGGCCTCGAGGCGGCGTCCCGCTGGCGGCTGCCGGAACTGATCCGCGCCGGCATGACGCGCTTCGACGCGAACGACGGCGCGCCGCACGACGTCCAATGGCTGCGTGCGGTGAGCCACTGCTCGGCCGACGTCGCGGCCGCGCTCACGTCGATGCACGCGCAGCAGCGCGATGCGCGGATCGCGGCGCTCGCGCATCGCTTTCACGGCGTCCTCGGCGCCGATGCCGACGAGCTCGCCGAGATCGCCGCGTCGCTGTCGCGCGAGGAGACGAGCGACACGGTGATGCGCGAGATCGTCGAGCTGCGCGCGAACGCGGACAAGATCGCGCGCGGCGCGTCGAACCCGCAGGCGTGCCTCGAAGCGGGCCTCGCGGATCTGCGCGCGCTGCCGTCCGAGCACGTGCTCGGCCCGGTGCTCGCGCTCGCGTCCGAAAGCGTGCTCGCGGGCCTCGCATTCACGCGCACCGTGATGTTCGTGCGGCGCGACGACGGCATGTTCGCCGCTCGGCTCGGCTTCGGTCCGGACGTCGACGCACAGCTCGAGCGGTTGCGCTTTCACGAGACGTTCGAGCCCGACGTGTTTCACCTCGCGATCACGAGCTCGGTCGGCATCTTCATCGAGAACGCGCGCGACCCGAAGATGGTCAAGCGTCTGCCCGCGTGGTATCTGGACGCGTTCGACGACTCGAGCGCATTCGTGCTGCTGCCCGTGATCGCGGAGCAGAACGCTGTCGCGCTGCTGTACGGCGACTGGGCGGCCAGCCAGCCGGCGCGCAAGATCGCCCAGCAGGAAATGGGCGTGCTCAACGAGCTCGCGGCCGAGCTCGGGCGCTTCTTTCGCGGTGCGCAGGGCGAAGACAAGTAA
- a CDS encoding c-type cytochrome: MSTERLFSIRNRWLTLSVGLTLFAVVASVLIGFVWLPSVQKDAQFQGIWNAICSAAGVPRAWLPSQPEPATVKTSAVVVTPQMMTQTDSLSIGRGATLAMRCTMCHGARGMSDANSPNLAGQYAAVIYKQLKDFQAGARTNAVMAPMVVNLSDQDMRDLAAFYSYLPRAAAKPAANRPKIVASGAPMRNIAPCASCHGGMDNKVGGPWLEGEPEVYINAQLQAFASGARHNDISEQMRNVARQMTLDEIAVAARYYAGRP; this comes from the coding sequence ATGAGCACGGAACGTCTGTTTTCGATTCGCAACCGCTGGTTGACGCTCAGCGTCGGGCTCACGCTGTTCGCAGTCGTCGCGTCGGTGCTGATCGGCTTCGTCTGGCTGCCGTCGGTGCAGAAGGATGCGCAGTTCCAGGGCATCTGGAACGCGATCTGCAGCGCGGCCGGCGTGCCGCGCGCGTGGCTGCCGTCGCAGCCGGAGCCCGCGACGGTCAAGACGAGCGCCGTCGTCGTCACGCCGCAGATGATGACGCAGACGGACAGCCTATCGATCGGCCGCGGCGCGACGCTCGCGATGCGTTGCACGATGTGTCACGGCGCGCGCGGCATGAGCGACGCGAATTCGCCGAACCTCGCGGGCCAGTACGCGGCCGTCATCTACAAGCAGTTGAAGGACTTCCAGGCGGGCGCGCGCACGAACGCGGTGATGGCGCCGATGGTCGTGAATCTGTCCGACCAGGACATGCGCGATCTCGCGGCGTTCTATTCGTATCTGCCGCGCGCCGCGGCGAAGCCCGCCGCGAATCGGCCGAAGATCGTCGCGAGCGGCGCGCCGATGCGCAACATCGCACCGTGCGCGTCGTGCCACGGCGGGATGGACAACAAGGTCGGCGGGCCGTGGCTCGAAGGCGAGCCCGAGGTCTACATCAACGCGCAGTTGCAGGCGTTCGCGTCGGGCGCGCGGCATAACGACATCAGCGAGCAGATGCGCAACGTCGCGCGGCAGATGACGCTCGACGAGATCGCGGTCGCCGCGCGGTACTACGCGGGCCGGCCGTAA
- a CDS encoding b(o/a)3-type cytochrome-c oxidase subunit 1 — protein sequence MLKNNRLVLAHFWLAFAVFGVALLLGAWQMLARSPLHPWLGNPELYYRSVTAHGSVMGYVFPTLIAMGFGYAISELALKMPLVGRRWAWTGFWLIAVGSVVAMTPVSLGLSSVLYTFYPPMIGSPFYYLGVVLVVVGSWIWVALMSVNLYAWKKENPGKPIPLAMFANVAGAYLWGWTAVGAAIEILFQILPVAVGLKSTIDAGLARVFFSWTLHAIVYFWLIPAYIAYYTLVPRAIGGKLYSDGMARISFILFLVGAMPIGIHHLFADPQVGSGFKFLQSVFTALVAVPTLLTVFTVCASVEIAARLRGGKGAFGWLRALPWHEPMMLAVAFSFVMLGFGGAGGIINMSYQLDSTIHNTQWITGHFHLIFGGAVVIMYFAIAYELWPHLTGRALGSLRLVKTQLWLWFVGMIVTTFPWHYVGILGMPRRMAYYDYSDPALAPQAIWVIMSVVGALILVASAVLFFVVLIRSHCSAKVEPAEFTFSSAVHEPKTLPVALNSFGLWIALMIGLTVVNYGYPIAQLMALKQASVPAIYMGTQR from the coding sequence GTGTTAAAGAATAATCGACTGGTGCTCGCCCATTTCTGGCTCGCGTTCGCGGTCTTCGGCGTCGCGCTGCTGCTCGGCGCGTGGCAGATGCTCGCGCGCAGTCCGCTGCATCCGTGGCTCGGCAATCCCGAGCTCTACTACCGTTCGGTGACGGCGCACGGCTCGGTGATGGGCTACGTGTTCCCGACGCTGATCGCAATGGGCTTCGGCTATGCGATCAGCGAACTCGCGCTCAAGATGCCGCTCGTCGGCCGCCGCTGGGCATGGACGGGCTTCTGGCTGATCGCGGTCGGCTCGGTCGTCGCGATGACGCCCGTGTCGCTCGGCCTGTCGTCGGTGCTGTACACGTTCTATCCGCCGATGATCGGCAGTCCGTTCTATTACCTCGGCGTCGTGCTCGTCGTCGTCGGTTCGTGGATCTGGGTCGCGCTGATGTCGGTGAACCTGTATGCGTGGAAGAAGGAGAACCCCGGCAAGCCGATTCCGCTCGCGATGTTCGCGAACGTCGCAGGCGCCTATCTGTGGGGCTGGACCGCGGTCGGCGCGGCGATCGAGATCCTGTTCCAGATCCTGCCCGTCGCGGTCGGACTCAAGTCGACGATCGACGCGGGCCTCGCGCGCGTGTTCTTCTCGTGGACGCTGCATGCGATCGTCTACTTCTGGCTGATTCCCGCGTACATCGCGTACTACACGCTCGTGCCGCGCGCGATCGGCGGCAAGCTGTACAGCGACGGGATGGCGCGCATCTCGTTCATCCTGTTCCTCGTCGGCGCGATGCCGATCGGCATTCACCATCTGTTCGCCGATCCGCAGGTCGGCTCGGGCTTCAAGTTCCTGCAGTCGGTGTTCACGGCGCTCGTCGCGGTGCCGACGCTCCTCACGGTGTTCACGGTGTGCGCATCGGTCGAGATCGCGGCGCGCCTGCGCGGCGGCAAGGGCGCGTTCGGCTGGCTGCGCGCGCTGCCATGGCATGAGCCGATGATGCTCGCCGTCGCGTTCTCGTTCGTGATGCTCGGCTTCGGCGGCGCGGGCGGGATCATCAACATGAGCTATCAGCTCGATTCGACGATCCACAACACGCAGTGGATCACGGGCCACTTCCACCTGATCTTCGGCGGCGCTGTCGTCATCATGTACTTCGCGATCGCATACGAGCTGTGGCCGCATCTGACAGGCCGCGCGCTCGGCAGCCTGCGCCTCGTCAAGACGCAGCTGTGGCTGTGGTTCGTCGGGATGATCGTCACGACGTTCCCGTGGCACTACGTCGGCATCCTCGGCATGCCGCGCCGGATGGCCTATTACGACTACAGCGATCCCGCGCTCGCGCCGCAGGCGATCTGGGTGATCATGTCGGTCGTCGGCGCGCTGATCCTCGTCGCGTCGGCCGTGCTGTTCTTCGTCGTGCTGATACGCAGCCATTGCAGCGCGAAGGTCGAGCCCGCCGAGTTCACGTTCAGCTCGGCCGTTCACGAGCCGAAGACGCTGCCCGTCGCGCTCAACAGCTTCGGGCTGTGGATCGCGCTGATGATCGGCCTCACGGTCGTCAACTACGGCTATCCGATCGCGCAGTTGATGGCGCTCAAGCAAGCGTCGGTGCCGGCGATCTACATGGGGACGCAACGATGA
- a CDS encoding cytochrome C oxidase subunit II translates to MPDRLDGAQLAARIERRWAILAVGLMVVLVAMMVYTGLHWAMMPPSRVETIDPTTLHVSGEFIESNLGAAREPDGSVTVRVIGQQYSFTPQCILVPANTPVTFRATSADVVHGFLITDTNINSMLEPGYVATFRTTFDKPKDHLMPCHEYCGTGHEGMWAHVKVIDRAEFDKLASSARRLSCVKE, encoded by the coding sequence ATGCCAGACCGTCTCGACGGCGCGCAGCTCGCGGCCCGGATCGAGCGCAGGTGGGCGATCCTGGCCGTCGGCCTGATGGTCGTCCTCGTCGCCATGATGGTGTACACCGGCCTTCACTGGGCGATGATGCCGCCGTCGCGCGTCGAGACGATCGACCCGACGACGCTGCATGTCTCGGGCGAATTCATCGAGAGCAACCTCGGCGCCGCGCGCGAGCCGGACGGCTCGGTCACGGTGCGCGTGATCGGCCAGCAGTACTCGTTCACACCGCAGTGCATCCTCGTGCCGGCGAACACGCCCGTCACGTTCCGCGCGACGAGCGCGGACGTCGTGCACGGCTTCCTCATCACCGACACCAACATCAACTCGATGCTCGAGCCGGGCTACGTCGCGACGTTCAGGACGACCTTCGACAAGCCGAAGGACCACCTGATGCCGTGCCATGAGTATTGCGGCACGGGTCACGAGGGGATGTGGGCGCACGTCAAGGTCATTGACCGTGCGGAATTCGACAAACTGGCGTCCAGCGCGCGGAGATTGAGCTGTGTTAAAGAATAA